From the Burkholderia ubonensis genome, one window contains:
- a CDS encoding ABC transporter ATP-binding protein, which translates to MILGDTILETRGLTKEFKGFTAVNGVNLRVRRGSIHALIGPNGAGKTTCFNLLTKFLTPTAGQIVFNGIDITDERPAQVARRGIIRSFQISAVFPHLSALHNVRLGLQRSLGTEFHFWRSERSLKALDDRAMDLLTQVGLTDFAHVPTVELAYGRKRALEIATTLAMEPELMLLDEPTQGMGHEDVDRVTALIKKVASGRTILMVEHNMNVIAGISDTITVLQRGEVLAEGSYAEVSKNPLVIEAYMGSADAALAGAHA; encoded by the coding sequence ATGATTCTCGGCGACACGATTCTCGAAACACGCGGACTGACGAAGGAATTCAAGGGCTTCACCGCCGTGAACGGCGTCAATCTGCGCGTGCGCCGCGGGTCGATCCACGCATTGATCGGACCGAACGGCGCGGGAAAAACCACCTGCTTCAACCTCCTGACCAAATTCCTGACGCCGACGGCCGGCCAGATCGTCTTCAACGGCATCGACATCACCGACGAGCGGCCCGCGCAGGTCGCGCGGCGCGGCATCATCCGTTCGTTCCAGATCTCCGCGGTGTTCCCGCACCTGAGCGCGCTGCACAACGTGCGCCTCGGCCTGCAGCGCTCGCTCGGCACCGAATTCCATTTCTGGCGCAGCGAGCGCTCGCTGAAGGCGCTCGACGACCGCGCGATGGACCTGCTCACGCAGGTCGGCCTCACCGATTTCGCGCACGTGCCGACCGTCGAGCTCGCCTATGGCCGCAAGCGCGCGCTCGAGATCGCGACGACGCTCGCGATGGAGCCGGAGCTGATGCTGCTCGACGAGCCCACGCAAGGGATGGGCCACGAAGACGTCGACCGCGTGACCGCGCTGATCAAGAAGGTCGCGAGCGGGCGCACGATCCTGATGGTCGAGCACAACATGAACGTGATCGCGGGCATCTCCGACACGATCACCGTCCTGCAGCGCGGCGAGGTGCTCGCCGAGGGCTCGTATGCGGAGGTGTCGAAGAATCCGCTCGTCATCGAGGCATACATGGGCAGCGCCGATGCAGCGCTCGCGGGGGCGCACGCATGA
- a CDS encoding GMC family oxidoreductase, with the protein MNTERTLEGEFDYVIVGAGTAGCVLANRLTEDPDVSVLLLEAGGKDDYPWIHIPVGYLYCIGNPRTDWLYKTQPEAGLNGRALSYPRGRVLGGSSSINGMIYMRGQREDYDGWARDTGDAGWSWDSVLPIFKRSEDHHAGASDVHGAGGCWRVEKQRLRWEILESFAHAAQETGIPATDDFNGGDNTGVGYFEVNQKRGVRWSASKAFLRPAMSRPNLTVITGAHAQRVIFDGRRATGVEYCRGDSNFVARARAEVLLTSGAVNSPQLLELSGIGDGRRLQALGIDVVQDLRGVGENLQDHLQLRMAFRVEGVRTLNTLAAHWWGKLAIGAEYALLQRGPMSMAPSQLGAFAKSDPDDPTLTRPDLEYHVQPLSLERFGEPLHSFNAFTASVCHLRPTSRGSIHIASADPGAAPAIAPNYLSTDYDRHVAANALRLTRRIASAPALARYRPEEILPGPRYRTEAELIEAAGAVGTTIFHPVGTCRMGRADDDGAVVDSRLRVRGVAGLRVVDASVMPSITSGNTNSPTLMIAERASDMIREDRRTARDATQVRTEAAMTPA; encoded by the coding sequence GTGAACACTGAACGGACGCTCGAGGGTGAATTCGATTACGTGATCGTCGGCGCGGGCACCGCGGGCTGCGTGCTCGCGAACCGTCTGACCGAGGATCCGGACGTCAGCGTGCTGCTGCTCGAAGCCGGCGGCAAGGACGACTATCCGTGGATCCATATCCCGGTCGGCTATCTGTATTGCATCGGCAATCCGCGCACCGACTGGCTCTACAAGACGCAGCCGGAAGCGGGGCTGAACGGCCGCGCGCTGTCGTATCCGCGCGGCCGCGTGCTCGGCGGCTCGTCGTCGATCAACGGGATGATCTACATGCGCGGCCAGCGCGAGGACTACGACGGCTGGGCGCGCGACACGGGCGACGCGGGCTGGTCGTGGGACAGCGTGCTGCCGATCTTCAAGCGTAGCGAGGATCATCATGCGGGCGCGAGCGACGTGCACGGCGCGGGCGGCTGCTGGCGCGTCGAGAAACAGCGGCTGCGCTGGGAAATCCTCGAATCGTTCGCGCACGCGGCGCAGGAAACCGGCATTCCCGCGACCGACGATTTCAACGGCGGCGACAACACCGGCGTCGGCTATTTCGAGGTGAACCAGAAGCGCGGCGTGCGCTGGAGCGCGTCGAAGGCGTTCCTGCGCCCGGCGATGTCACGGCCGAACCTGACCGTGATCACCGGCGCGCACGCGCAGCGCGTGATCTTCGACGGGCGGCGCGCGACCGGCGTCGAATATTGCCGCGGCGATTCGAATTTCGTCGCACGTGCGCGCGCCGAAGTGCTGCTGACGTCGGGCGCCGTCAATTCGCCGCAGCTGCTCGAACTGTCCGGCATCGGCGACGGCCGGCGGCTGCAGGCGCTCGGCATCGACGTCGTGCAGGACCTGCGCGGCGTCGGCGAAAACCTGCAGGATCACCTGCAGCTGCGGATGGCGTTTCGCGTCGAGGGCGTGCGCACGCTCAACACGCTGGCCGCGCACTGGTGGGGCAAGCTCGCGATCGGCGCCGAATATGCGCTGCTGCAGCGCGGTCCGATGTCGATGGCGCCGTCGCAGCTCGGCGCGTTCGCGAAATCCGATCCGGACGACCCGACGCTCACGCGGCCCGATCTCGAATATCACGTGCAGCCGCTGTCGCTCGAGCGCTTCGGCGAGCCGCTGCACAGCTTCAATGCGTTTACCGCATCGGTGTGCCACCTGCGGCCGACGTCGCGCGGCAGCATCCACATTGCGAGCGCCGATCCGGGCGCGGCGCCCGCGATCGCGCCGAACTACCTGTCGACCGATTACGATCGCCACGTCGCCGCGAACGCGCTGCGGCTGACGCGCCGGATCGCGTCCGCGCCGGCGCTCGCGCGATACCGCCCCGAAGAAATCCTGCCGGGCCCGCGCTACCGAACCGAAGCGGAACTGATCGAAGCGGCCGGCGCGGTCGGCACGACGATCTTCCATCCGGTCGGCACCTGCCGGATGGGACGCGCGGACGACGACGGCGCCGTGGTCGACAGCCGGCTGCGGGTGCGCGGCGTCGCCGGGCTGCGGGTGGTCGACGCGTCGGTGATGCCGTCCATCACGTCGGGCAACACCAACTCGCCGACGCTGATGATCGCGGAGCGCGCGAGCGACATGATCCGCGAGGATCGCCGCACGGCGCGCGACGCGACGCAGGTGCGCACGGAAGCGGCGATGACGCCGGCGTGA
- a CDS encoding LysR family transcriptional regulator, with the protein MDLTLLRAFAAVAREGNLTRAAEQLHLTQPAVSLQVKHLQETLGVVLFTRTSRGLALTRDGQTLLPHAERALAAAADVQRAAAALRHEVRGRLRIGTILDPEFLRLGGFLRALVETHPQIETALRHGMSGWVLEQVRAQALDVGYYIGQPGEDDPRDGALFHTVTLTHFQYRVLAPAGWKERVQRAQDWRALAALPWIWTPPQSAHHRLLSRRFADARAQPVKVAEVDQEQSMLDLVKSGIGLTLARDSTALAEAHAHALTIVERVTVPTELTFVTLAARRDEPAIAAALRLIDAQWAR; encoded by the coding sequence ATGGACCTCACCCTCCTCCGCGCCTTCGCCGCGGTGGCCCGCGAAGGCAACCTGACGCGCGCCGCCGAGCAGTTGCACCTCACGCAGCCGGCCGTCAGCCTGCAGGTCAAGCATCTGCAGGAGACGCTCGGCGTCGTGCTGTTCACGCGCACGTCGCGCGGGCTCGCACTCACGCGCGACGGCCAGACGCTGCTGCCGCACGCGGAACGCGCGCTCGCGGCTGCCGCCGACGTGCAGCGCGCGGCCGCCGCGCTGCGGCACGAAGTGCGCGGCCGGCTGCGGATCGGCACGATCCTCGATCCGGAATTCCTGCGCCTGGGCGGCTTCCTGCGCGCGCTCGTCGAGACCCATCCGCAGATCGAGACCGCGCTGCGCCACGGGATGTCGGGCTGGGTGCTCGAGCAGGTGCGCGCGCAGGCGCTCGACGTCGGCTATTACATCGGCCAGCCCGGCGAGGACGATCCGCGCGACGGCGCGCTGTTCCATACCGTCACGCTCACGCATTTCCAGTACCGGGTGCTCGCGCCGGCCGGCTGGAAGGAGCGCGTGCAGCGCGCGCAGGACTGGCGCGCGCTCGCCGCGCTGCCGTGGATCTGGACGCCGCCGCAGTCCGCGCATCACCGGCTGCTGTCGCGCCGGTTCGCGGATGCGCGCGCGCAGCCGGTGAAGGTCGCCGAGGTCGACCAGGAGCAGTCGATGCTGGATCTCGTCAAGTCGGGGATCGGGCTCACGCTCGCGCGCGACTCGACCGCGCTGGCCGAAGCGCATGCGCACGCGCTGACGATCGTCGAGCGCGTGACGGTGCCGACCGAGCTGACGTTCGTGACGCTCGCCGCGCGGCGCGACGAGCCGGCGATCGCGGCGGCGCTGCGGCTGATCGACGCGCAGTGGGCGAGATGA
- a CDS encoding class IV adenylate cyclase has protein sequence MARNIEIKARAREFDQLRERAAALATEAPLFYRQQDFFYDVPRGRLKLRRFEDGTPAELIFYQRDDRDGPKASYYTRSPVTNPDAMHALLATALTTRGIVTKERHVYLAGRTRIHLDRVDGLGDFIELEVVLAPDDDEAGGEAEAHDVFAKLGVSNDDLVAVAYVDLLNADAQSEAA, from the coding sequence ATGGCCCGCAACATCGAGATCAAAGCCCGCGCCCGTGAATTCGACCAGCTGCGCGAACGCGCGGCGGCGCTCGCCACCGAAGCGCCGCTGTTCTACCGCCAGCAGGATTTCTTCTACGACGTGCCGCGCGGCCGGCTGAAGCTGCGCCGCTTCGAGGACGGCACGCCCGCCGAGCTGATCTTCTACCAGCGCGACGACCGCGACGGCCCGAAGGCGTCGTACTACACCCGCAGCCCGGTGACGAATCCGGACGCGATGCATGCGCTGCTCGCGACCGCGCTGACGACGCGCGGCATCGTCACGAAGGAGCGGCACGTGTACCTGGCGGGCCGCACCCGCATTCACCTCGACCGCGTCGACGGCCTCGGCGACTTCATCGAGCTGGAAGTCGTGCTCGCGCCGGACGACGACGAGGCGGGCGGCGAAGCCGAAGCGCACGACGTGTTCGCGAAGCTCGGCGTGTCGAACGACGATCTCGTCGCGGTCGCATATGTGGACCTGCTGAACGCCGACGCCCAATCGGAAGCCGCATAA
- a CDS encoding Lrp/AsnC family transcriptional regulator translates to MLELDHFDLALLDVLQRFGRATHQQLGEEVPLSPSQIGRRLQRLEAAGVIEGYRVMLRPEKLGLGVTAFTSLKLKHHGDSIIEQFQQQIDVLPEVLECHAVVGDADYLLRIVAPDLNALSQFVMKKLMRVPGVDSVRSNIVLTTFKRNGPLPLAHLEPGAA, encoded by the coding sequence ATGTTGGAACTCGACCACTTCGATCTGGCGCTGCTGGACGTGCTGCAGCGCTTCGGGCGGGCCACGCATCAGCAGCTCGGCGAGGAGGTGCCGCTGTCGCCGTCGCAGATCGGCCGGCGCCTGCAGCGGCTCGAAGCCGCGGGCGTGATCGAAGGCTACCGCGTGATGCTGCGCCCGGAGAAGCTCGGGCTCGGCGTCACCGCGTTCACGAGCCTGAAGCTCAAGCATCACGGCGATTCGATCATCGAGCAGTTCCAGCAGCAGATCGACGTGCTGCCCGAGGTGCTCGAATGCCACGCGGTGGTCGGCGACGCGGACTATCTGCTGCGGATCGTCGCGCCGGACCTGAACGCGCTGTCGCAGTTCGTGATGAAGAAGCTGATGCGGGTGCCGGGCGTCGACAGCGTGCGCTCGAACATCGTGCTGACGACGTTCAAGCGCAACGGGCCGCTGCCGCTCGCGCACCTGGAGCCGGGCGCCGCGTGA
- the phhA gene encoding phenylalanine 4-monooxygenase: MVIHPSMQSVTMSTVVTAKLQEQFDAGLETRADFTIDQPLERYGQVDHAVWSQLYARQTVLLQGRACDAFVSGLAKIDLPADRVPSFAAVNRQLKPATGWEIVAVPGLVPDRVFFEHLANRRFPVTWWMRRPDQLDYLQEPDCFHDLFGHVPLLIDPVFADYMQAYGRVALAVADDPDALARLARLYWYTVEFGLIRDPRGTNGLSIYGAGIVSSKGESLYSLESAAPNRLGFDLERVMRTQYRIDTFQQTYFVIDDFAQLFALAHVDGRALADRLAGLPEHPAGAVLDTDRVLHRGTGAGWPDDAHA; encoded by the coding sequence ATGGTCATTCACCCAAGCATGCAGAGCGTCACCATGTCCACCGTCGTCACCGCGAAACTGCAGGAGCAGTTCGACGCGGGCCTCGAAACCCGCGCCGATTTCACCATCGACCAGCCGCTCGAACGCTACGGCCAGGTCGACCACGCGGTGTGGAGCCAGCTCTATGCGCGCCAGACCGTGCTGCTGCAGGGACGCGCGTGCGACGCGTTCGTGTCCGGGCTCGCGAAAATCGACCTGCCGGCCGACCGCGTGCCGTCGTTCGCCGCGGTCAACCGCCAGCTGAAGCCGGCGACCGGCTGGGAGATCGTCGCGGTGCCGGGGCTCGTGCCCGACCGCGTGTTCTTCGAGCATCTGGCGAACCGCCGCTTTCCGGTGACCTGGTGGATGCGCCGCCCCGACCAGCTCGACTACCTGCAGGAACCGGACTGCTTCCACGACCTGTTCGGCCACGTGCCGCTCTTGATCGACCCGGTGTTCGCAGACTACATGCAGGCGTACGGCCGCGTCGCGCTCGCGGTCGCCGACGATCCGGACGCGCTCGCGCGGCTCGCGCGCCTCTACTGGTACACCGTCGAGTTCGGGCTGATCCGCGACCCGCGCGGCACGAACGGGCTGTCGATCTACGGCGCGGGGATCGTGTCGAGCAAGGGCGAAAGCCTGTACAGCCTCGAAAGCGCGGCGCCGAACCGGCTCGGCTTCGACCTCGAGCGCGTGATGCGCACGCAATACCGGATCGACACGTTCCAGCAGACCTACTTCGTGATCGACGACTTCGCGCAGCTGTTCGCGCTCGCGCACGTCGACGGCCGCGCGCTCGCCGACCGGCTCGCCGGCCTGCCCGAACACCCGGCCGGCGCGGTGCTCGACACCGACCGCGTGCTGCATCGCGGCACCGGCGCGGGCTGGCCGGACGACGCGCACGCATGA
- a CDS encoding 4a-hydroxytetrahydrobiopterin dehydratase, translated as MIHKLTSEERKTQLERLPHWTAVPGRDAIQRSLRFADFNEAFGFMTRVAIKAQEMNHHPEWFNVYNRVDVTLSTHDADGLTERDIALAHFIDQAGAHATPAA; from the coding sequence ATGATCCACAAACTCACATCAGAAGAACGCAAGACCCAGCTCGAGCGCCTGCCGCACTGGACGGCCGTGCCGGGCCGGGACGCGATCCAGCGCAGCCTGCGCTTCGCCGATTTCAACGAGGCCTTCGGCTTCATGACGCGCGTCGCGATCAAGGCGCAGGAAATGAACCATCATCCGGAATGGTTCAACGTCTACAACCGCGTCGACGTCACGCTGTCGACCCACGACGCGGACGGCCTGACCGAACGCGACATCGCGCTCGCCCACTTCATCGACCAGGCCGGCGCGCACGCGACGCCCGCCGCCTGA
- a CDS encoding DUF3717 domain-containing protein codes for MSDISIHDLEAAINFWRARSPSSGDELKLCEEASALSKPYALLIVQRQSAIQLEGLDPKARKAWDAYVRLKEGLES; via the coding sequence ATGTCCGATATTTCGATCCACGACCTCGAAGCCGCGATCAATTTCTGGCGCGCCCGCTCGCCGTCGAGCGGCGACGAACTCAAACTCTGCGAAGAGGCTAGCGCGCTCTCCAAGCCGTATGCGCTGCTGATTGTACAGCGGCAAAGCGCCATACAACTGGAAGGTTTGGACCCCAAGGCGCGGAAAGCATGGGACGCTTACGTACGCCTTAAGGAAGGCTTGGAAAGCTGA
- a CDS encoding response regulator transcription factor, whose amino-acid sequence MRLLLIEDDRPIARGIQSSLEQAGFTVDMVHDGIFAEQALAQNRHELVILDLGLPGIDGMTLLTRFRQTNRHTPVIVLTARDELNDRIQGLNSGADDYMLKPFEPAELEARIRAVMRRSGPHSDMPRPEVSLGGVRLSGVDRRIFNDDKPLELSPREFAVLEMLLLRHGRVVSKAQLQDHLTHFGGDLGDTAIEVYVHRVRKKLEQCRVEIVTVRGFGYLLQEIRQTASV is encoded by the coding sequence ATGCGACTCCTTCTGATCGAAGACGACCGCCCCATCGCACGCGGTATCCAGAGCAGCCTCGAACAGGCTGGCTTCACCGTCGACATGGTGCACGACGGCATCTTTGCCGAGCAGGCGCTCGCGCAGAACCGCCACGAGCTCGTGATCCTCGATCTCGGCTTGCCCGGCATCGACGGGATGACGCTTCTGACCCGTTTCCGCCAGACCAACCGTCATACGCCCGTGATCGTGCTGACCGCGCGCGACGAGCTGAACGACCGGATCCAGGGCCTGAACTCGGGCGCCGACGACTACATGCTGAAACCGTTCGAGCCGGCCGAGCTGGAAGCGCGAATCCGCGCGGTGATGCGCCGCAGCGGCCCGCACAGCGACATGCCGCGTCCGGAGGTGTCGCTCGGCGGCGTCCGCCTGTCGGGCGTCGATCGCCGCATCTTCAACGACGACAAGCCGCTCGAGCTGTCGCCGCGCGAATTCGCGGTGCTCGAAATGCTGCTGCTGCGCCACGGCCGCGTCGTCAGCAAGGCCCAGCTGCAGGATCACCTGACGCACTTCGGCGGCGATCTCGGCGACACCGCGATCGAAGTCTACGTGCACCGCGTGCGCAAGAAGCTCGAGCAGTGCCGGGTCGAGATCGTCACGGTGCGCGGCTTCGGCTACCTGCTGCAGGAAATCCGCCAGACGGCGAGCGTTTGA
- a CDS encoding sensor histidine kinase — protein MSSDPAVTSLRRSLLRRLAAPLSMLALMSGLIAYWLAWQYTQHVIDRSLADLATAISKQIQIAGPDAPFTVPPLAQAMFSDPAEALIYRISDGEQELAGDPKLPLQGTNVRRMHYAYVFEAEYDNRAVRVAQVRVEEVDGGKPMVVEVAQPVRHRYRIAAEFLVAIMMPLLLLLLAGWGIVWRVVNQQLGPLTHLADSLNRQTHTSLEPVDETDVPLEIRPLTSAMNALLGRLKTALDAQRKFIADAAHQLRTPLTAVKLHAEQAAIARDPQQTFTAVRELRAAADRAVRLSNQLLSLARAEPGEQAARFVDVDLAAMAFETGAEWVPRALAAHVDLGFQRSDEPRDDDQTLLVRGNPVLLREVIANLLDNALKYVPLARPHGARITVNVGRATLDAGVPAAEIVVEDNGPGVPASQQADLFKRFFRGDAQSGNGVETGAGLGLAIVHDIIAMHGGSVSYADAPEGGSRFVVKVPLAERTSKPASETPAAVPTH, from the coding sequence ATGTCTTCTGATCCGGCTGTGACCAGCCTGCGCCGCTCATTGCTGCGGCGCCTCGCCGCGCCGCTGTCGATGCTCGCGCTGATGAGCGGCCTGATTGCGTACTGGCTCGCGTGGCAATACACGCAGCACGTGATCGACCGCTCGCTCGCGGATCTCGCGACCGCGATCTCGAAACAGATCCAGATCGCCGGCCCCGACGCGCCGTTCACGGTGCCGCCGCTCGCGCAGGCGATGTTCTCCGATCCGGCCGAAGCGCTGATCTACCGGATCAGCGACGGCGAGCAGGAACTCGCCGGCGATCCGAAGCTGCCGCTGCAGGGCACCAACGTGCGGCGCATGCATTACGCGTACGTGTTCGAGGCCGAATACGACAACCGCGCGGTGCGGGTCGCGCAGGTGCGCGTCGAGGAAGTCGACGGCGGCAAGCCGATGGTCGTGGAGGTCGCGCAGCCGGTGCGGCACCGCTACCGGATCGCCGCCGAATTCCTCGTCGCGATCATGATGCCGCTGCTGCTGCTGCTGCTCGCCGGCTGGGGCATCGTGTGGCGGGTCGTCAACCAGCAGCTCGGCCCGCTCACGCATCTCGCCGATTCGCTGAACCGGCAGACGCATACGTCGCTGGAGCCGGTCGACGAAACCGACGTGCCGCTCGAGATCCGGCCCTTGACGAGCGCGATGAACGCGCTGCTCGGGCGCCTGAAGACCGCGCTCGACGCGCAGCGCAAGTTCATCGCCGACGCCGCGCACCAGCTGCGCACGCCGCTCACCGCGGTGAAGCTGCATGCGGAACAGGCGGCCATCGCGCGCGATCCGCAGCAGACCTTCACCGCGGTGCGCGAGCTGCGCGCGGCCGCCGATCGCGCGGTGCGGCTGTCGAACCAGCTGCTGTCGCTCGCGCGCGCGGAACCGGGCGAACAGGCCGCGCGCTTCGTCGACGTCGACCTTGCCGCGATGGCGTTCGAGACCGGCGCCGAATGGGTGCCGCGCGCGCTCGCCGCGCACGTCGACCTCGGCTTCCAGCGCAGCGACGAGCCGCGCGACGACGACCAGACGCTGCTCGTGCGCGGCAACCCGGTGCTGCTGCGCGAGGTGATCGCGAACCTGCTCGACAACGCGCTGAAGTACGTGCCGCTCGCGCGGCCGCACGGCGCGCGGATCACGGTGAACGTCGGGCGCGCGACGCTCGATGCCGGCGTGCCGGCGGCCGAGATCGTCGTCGAGGACAACGGCCCCGGCGTGCCCGCGAGCCAGCAGGCGGACCTGTTCAAGCGGTTCTTCCGCGGGGATGCGCAAAGCGGCAACGGCGTCGAGACGGGTGCAGGCCTCGGCCTCGCGATCGTGCACGACATCATCGCGATGCATGGCGGCAGCGTGTCGTATGCGGACGCGCCGGAAGGCGGCTCGCGGTTCGTGGTGAAGGTGCCGCTCGCCGAGCGAACCAGCAAGCCGGCGAGCGAAACGCCGGCGGCCGTGCCGACGCACTGA
- a CDS encoding SET domain-containing protein yields the protein MSSRRIAVRRSGVHGRGVFAVAPIKAGERVVEYKGERISWKEALRRHPHDPNEPNHTFYFALEEGGVIDGKVDGNSARWINHSCAPNCEAEELDGRVYIHALRDIEPEEELFYDYGLVIDAKLTKKLKREYACHCGAQSCRGTLLATPDDDGKKKKKKDKKDGKAESGAKDKKKKK from the coding sequence ATGAGTTCACGCAGGATCGCGGTGCGCCGCTCGGGAGTACACGGCAGGGGCGTGTTCGCCGTGGCGCCGATCAAGGCCGGCGAGCGCGTTGTGGAATACAAGGGCGAGCGAATTTCGTGGAAGGAAGCGCTGCGCCGCCATCCGCACGATCCGAACGAGCCGAATCATACGTTCTACTTCGCGCTCGAAGAGGGCGGGGTGATCGACGGCAAGGTCGACGGCAACAGCGCGCGCTGGATCAATCATTCCTGCGCGCCGAACTGCGAAGCCGAGGAGCTCGACGGCCGCGTCTACATCCATGCGCTGCGCGACATCGAGCCGGAAGAGGAGCTGTTCTACGACTACGGCCTCGTGATCGACGCGAAGCTGACGAAGAAGCTCAAGCGCGAATACGCATGCCATTGCGGCGCCCAGTCGTGCCGCGGCACGCTGCTCGCGACGCCGGACGACGACGGCAAGAAGAAAAAGAAGAAGGACAAGAAGGACGGCAAGGCCGAGTCCGGCGCGAAGGACAAGAAAAAGAAGAAGTAA
- a CDS encoding NADH:flavin oxidoreductase/NADH oxidase, which translates to MTALFSPFTLRGVTLPNRIVVSPMCQYSAERGEATDWHMIHLGHLALSGAGLLCIEATAVEPDGRITHRDLGLWDDATEAALKPVLAAIRKHAPIRVAMQLAHAGRKASSQAPWEGGQLIPVADGGWLPHAPSAVPHKDGETPPLALDTAGLNRIRDAFAAAAKRAARLGIDAIEVHAAHGYLLHQFLSPLANRRTDEYGGSRENRMRFPLEILEIVRAAFPEDRPVGVRVSATDWVEGGWELEDTIAFAHELKRRGCDWIDVSSGGVSPLQKIPLSPGYQVPFAQAVKRAVGMPTIAVGLINEPAHANRLIDAGDADFVAMARAMLYDPRWPWHAAAELGAQVTAPPQYWRSQPREHKALFGDIAFGQR; encoded by the coding sequence ATGACTGCGCTGTTTTCACCGTTCACGCTGCGCGGCGTGACCCTTCCGAACCGGATCGTCGTTTCGCCGATGTGCCAGTACTCCGCCGAGCGCGGCGAGGCGACCGACTGGCACATGATTCATCTCGGCCACCTCGCGCTGTCGGGTGCGGGCCTGCTCTGCATCGAGGCGACCGCGGTCGAGCCGGACGGGCGCATCACGCACCGCGACCTCGGCCTCTGGGACGACGCGACCGAAGCCGCGCTGAAGCCCGTGCTGGCGGCGATCCGCAAGCATGCGCCGATCCGCGTCGCGATGCAGCTGGCGCATGCGGGCCGCAAGGCGTCGAGCCAGGCGCCGTGGGAAGGCGGCCAGCTGATTCCGGTCGCCGACGGCGGCTGGCTGCCGCATGCGCCGTCCGCCGTGCCGCACAAGGATGGCGAGACGCCGCCGCTTGCGCTCGACACCGCGGGCCTGAACCGGATCCGCGACGCGTTCGCGGCGGCCGCGAAGCGCGCGGCGCGGCTCGGCATCGACGCGATCGAGGTGCACGCGGCGCACGGCTATCTGCTGCACCAGTTCCTGTCGCCGCTCGCGAACCGGCGCACCGACGAATACGGCGGCTCGCGCGAGAACCGGATGCGCTTTCCGCTCGAGATCCTCGAGATCGTGCGCGCGGCGTTTCCGGAGGACCGGCCGGTCGGCGTGCGCGTGTCCGCGACCGACTGGGTCGAGGGCGGCTGGGAGCTCGAAGACACGATCGCGTTCGCGCACGAGCTGAAGCGCCGCGGCTGCGACTGGATCGACGTGTCGTCGGGCGGCGTGTCGCCGCTGCAGAAGATTCCGCTGTCGCCGGGCTACCAGGTGCCGTTCGCGCAGGCGGTGAAGCGCGCGGTCGGCATGCCGACGATCGCGGTCGGCCTGATCAACGAGCCCGCGCACGCGAACCGGCTGATCGACGCGGGCGACGCCGACTTCGTCGCGATGGCGCGCGCGATGCTGTACGACCCGCGCTGGCCGTGGCACGCGGCCGCCGAGCTCGGCGCGCAGGTGACGGCGCCGCCGCAGTACTGGCGTTCGCAGCCGCGCGAGCACAAGGCGCTGTTCGGCGACATTGCGTTCGGTCAGCGTTGA
- a CDS encoding glutamine amidotransferase produces MNAEVVAIRHVHFEDLGSFEQVLGERGKRVRYVDVGSSRVEVLDVLEPALFVVLGGPVSVYDDAQYPTNAPLAALVKQRIDAGLPILGICLGAQFIARALGARVYPAARKELGWTPLTLSDAGRASALRHLDGAATSMLHWHGDTFDLPGGAIHLASTPACRHQAFAWGQHVLALQCHPEIRADGFEPWLIGNAGEIAATPGIDARQLRADTAQHGPALETAARRMFAEWLDSVGI; encoded by the coding sequence ATGAACGCTGAAGTCGTGGCGATCCGCCACGTGCATTTCGAGGACCTCGGGAGTTTCGAGCAAGTGCTCGGCGAACGGGGGAAGCGGGTGCGTTACGTCGACGTCGGATCATCCCGGGTCGAGGTGCTCGACGTGCTCGAGCCAGCGCTCTTCGTCGTGCTCGGCGGGCCGGTCAGCGTGTACGACGACGCGCAGTATCCGACGAACGCGCCGCTCGCGGCGCTCGTCAAGCAGCGCATCGACGCGGGCCTGCCGATCCTCGGCATCTGCCTCGGCGCGCAGTTCATTGCACGCGCGCTCGGTGCGCGCGTCTATCCGGCCGCGCGCAAGGAGCTCGGCTGGACGCCGCTCACGCTCTCCGACGCAGGCCGTGCGTCCGCGCTGCGTCATCTCGACGGCGCGGCGACGTCGATGCTGCACTGGCACGGCGATACCTTCGACCTGCCGGGCGGCGCGATCCATCTCGCGTCGACGCCCGCGTGCCGCCATCAGGCGTTCGCATGGGGGCAGCACGTGCTCGCGCTGCAATGCCATCCGGAAATCCGCGCCGATGGCTTCGAACCCTGGCTGATCGGTAACGCCGGCGAAATCGCCGCGACGCCGGGCATCGACGCGCGCCAGCTGCGCGCCGACACCGCGCAACACGGCCCCGCGCTCGAAACGGCCGCGCGCCGCATGTTCGCGGAATGGCTCGACAGCGTCGGGATTTGA